CCTGTGCAAGGCCAGCGACCCGTCCCCAAGCAAGCGCGCAAACGCCCACCCAGGTCCAGACCCTCTCACCCCCCCGCGAGAGCGCCAACGCCGTACCGACTCTACAATCGGCATTAACATACTCACCCTGAAATCTTTCCATGAGATATTTTCCGCCAGGGAAACGGCATCTCGAACGAACACCTGGCCCTTCGGATTCGTTACAACTACGACGACCCTGCTGGTGATAGCAGCTGAGCGAGATGCGGTTGTCGGTTTGGTCCAAGTCCTTTGCATTTTAGATCTTGATGCGCGCACCGCGAGGTCGTTGACACCCCTGGCAGTGAGGATAGGATGAGTCAAGTACCCGGCAAAAACGGTCAGGCAAGCTACAGTTTCCTTTGGCCATCAGCGCTGGGCCATGTCCACAGTTTTGAACGGCAACCACGGGGCGGAATCACGCTTTGTCGTTCGACGAATTAAGTAGTGCATATCTGCGAGTGCATTCCGGTGGGTTTGGCCCCTTGACGCGAGGCTAGCATTTCCGCGTCAGGGCCCAACCGAAGCCGACTTGTTTCAATTGCCGCCAATGTCAGCGACGCAACGATTGCAGCGCCGCTGGCCACTGGGGCATGACAGACAGGGCACGACAGCCAAAACACCAATACACAGCGCGGATTGGTAGAGAACATCGCTCGTTGCACCCCCGGAGTGAATCATGCGGAGACTCAACGTAAAACTGGTCGTGCTTCTTTCCACGATCAGCGTGGTTGCAGTCGTACTGGTCGCGGTCGTCCATGGTTGGCAAATGAAACGCACCGCACGTGTGTTGCTTGTCCGAGCCAAGGAAGCGCAGACCCACGCTGAAGAAAGCGACGACGACAAAGACCTGGAGTTGGCCGCCTCTCTTTACCAGCAGTATGTGGCATATCGCCCCGAGGATGCCGAGGAGGGTGCGCAGATGGCGCTCCTCATGGCGGACCTTGCCGAAAAGCCTGGCGCGTCCAAGCAAAAGCGATACGCAGCCTACGCGGCGCTTGAGGAACAACTGCGACGGCACACAGAACGAGACGATGTGCGAAGTCGCCTGGTCGACTCGACAATGTTTGGGGGCCGCTACGGCGACGCCATCGACCACATCAATGAGCTGTTGAAGAAAACGCCAGATGACGCGGAACTGCTGACCAAGCTCGGTACGTGCAATTTCGTTTTGGACAACAATCACGAAGCAGAGCAGAGGCTGCAAGAGGCCATCAGCAAGGATCCCCATCAGATTCAGGCCTTTGACCTGCTGGCGACGGTTTTCCGCGAGCGCCTCAATAGCCCGGCTCAAGCCGACGAAATTATCGACCGGATGGTCGAACTAAATCCCCAAGATCCGAAGGCGAGGTTGGCTCGAGTACGTTACGTCGCCAAATACTTCAAAGAAGAAGAGGGACGTGACGTAACGGCGCGCGTCGCACAGCGCAAGGACGATGTGAAGAGGGCTCTGGAATTGGCCCCTGACGAACCCGACTCGCTGCTATATGCCGCGACCGTCGCTCTCGAAGAAGGCAAGACCGAAGAAGCGCGCAGGCTTCTAGAGCACGCGCAGATAGTCGACCCCGAGAATGCCGGCGTGGTGCAGTATCTAATTGCGTTGGATATGAAAGAGGAAAAGTATGACGACATCGACAAACTATTGAAGGGGGGGCCGAAGACAGAAGGATTGCAGCAGATCGACTTCGAATTAAAGTTGCACAATCGCGACCTCGCCGGCGCGAAAAAGATTCTGGTTGGTCTGGAAGAAGACCCCGAAGCATCGCGGCCTCTGGTGGAATTCATGCGCGCCGAGCTCGATTTTCACGAGATGAAATGGATGCAAGCCAGCAAGGAGTTGGAGCGTCTTCGGTTAGTGTTACCCTCCACATACCATGTGCGCATCGATCTGATGCTGGGGCGCTGCTACGACCAATTGCGGGAGCACGATCTGGAACTTCAGGCCTACGAGCGCGCCGCAAACGATCCACGTGGGGGCGTCCCGGCCCATGCCGGGCTGGCAATGGCGCTGATGAAAATCGGTAAGACCGACCGTGCCCTGTCGGGTCTACAGATGGTGAAAAAGCATCAAGGCGTGGACCAGTTCGTACAATCCGAGCAGGCCCGTTCGGCGCTGTTGACATTGCTTCTACAGCGCAACTCTGCGTTGCCAGAAGGCGAGCGGGATTGGACGGAAATCGACGAGATCGTGGCCGCGACCGCCAAGGCGTTCCCCGGGTCGAAGGAATTGTTGCTCATTGAGTCGAGTGTCCGCGAGCATAAAGGCGACCATGTGGCGGCGCGGCAAATACTGCGGGAGGCGATCGAGAAGGCGCCCAGCGATCCCCTCGCGTGGTTATCTTTGGCGAGGCTCGAGTTCCTGGACAGTGGCCCCGCCGCCGCCCTCAAGCTGCTCGACGAGGCGCAGGAGAAAGTCGGCGACGTGTACTCGACGCGCCAGACACGCGTCGTGTATGCACTGCAGCTTCCGGCTGAAGAGGCCAAGGAAACGCTTGCGGCCATGTCGCAGGGACTTGAGAAATTCAACGCGGATGAGCAAGACAGATTGCGCCGCATCATCGGCATTGGATATTTTCGCATCGGCGATCTCAGCAAAGCCCGGGCGATCTGGACCAAGATTGCCGAGGCGAAGCCCAACGATCCGGAAGCGCAGTTTACCCTGTTCGACATCTCGGTGCGCGAAGGGGACGACGCGGCGATTTCCGATAGCGTAGAGAAAATCAAGAATTTGTTCAAAGCGGGCAGCGCCGAAGCGAAGTTTGTCGAGGCCCGTCGGCTGGTGACGAAGGTTCGCGCGAACAAGAGCGGTGACTCGCAAGCAGCGCTCACCGAAGCCCGGCAACTGGTAAATCGCGCGGCAGAGCAACGTCCTCGATGGGCGATCCTGGCACGATTCGAGGGCGAGATCGACTTGCTGGAAGGGCGCTCGGACGATGCAATCACGCATTTGCAACGTGCCATCGAGTTTGGCGACACAGATGTAGCCACGGCGCGACAAATTGCGCAGCTCTTGGTATCGCGTGGTCGCGGCGAAGAGGCCCGCGGCTATATGCAATTGGCCAGCGCCCGAAACTTGAACGGAGATACGGCCGCTTCAGACATGCTGGAAGTCAGTATCGCCATGTCGGAGAGTGATATACCCAAGGCTGTAAAACTGCTGGAGAGCGCCCGAGAGCGAGAACCGGACGACGTGCAAAAAATCGTTCTGTTAGGGCAGCTTCTACCGCAATTGGGACGGGACGAGGATGCCGAGCAGCTATTACGAGGCCTGGTCGACACGCAGCCTCAGTTGCCGCTCGGCTGGTTCGAACTGGTCCGATATCTCAAATTGCACCAGCGCGAGGACGACGCGCGCGCGGTGATTGCCCAGGCCGAAGTGAAGTTGCCTAAAGAGGAGGTCGATTTGGCGGTCGGCCAGTGCTACGAATTGATTGGCGACCTGCCGAACGCGGAAAAAAGCTTCGTGAAAGCGCATGAGGGCGCGGCCGACGATTTGGGCGTGACCCGCGCCTTGGCGACGTTTTACGTGCGCTCGAAACAAACAGAAAAGGCCAGGGAGGAGTTGACCCGGCTGGTGCAGTCCGAGGCCACGAAGGACAGCGACCGAGAGCATATCGCCTGGGCGAATCGCGAATTGGCAGTCATCATCGCCGCCAGTGGCAGCTATAGCGATTTCCAACGAGCGATGGCGCAACTAACCCCGAAGAATGGCAAGGGGCGCGTGACATTGGCCGACAAGGTGGCCATGGCGCGTTTGTTGGCTAATCGGCCGGAGGCGGATTCGCGCATGGAGGCCACGAGGATACTTGAGGAAATCAAGAGCGAGTCGCCGTTGCCCAGCGATGCCCAGCTCATTCTGGCGCGGCTCTATGAAGTCACGGGGAACTGGCCGGAGTGCCGCGACGAGATGCTCTCGCTTGTCGGCAAAAACAAAGATAATGCGACTTACATCGCCACGTTTGTCGAGATGTTGATGCGCAACAACGATCAGGATGCCGCTACCTTGTGGATGGATCGCTTGGAAGAGATTGCTCCAGAGGCCCTGACGACTGGCGCGCTAAAGGCACGATTGCTGGTCATGCAGGGCAAGCCCGAGGAAGCCGTGGCCACGCTTCGGAACCTGCTGCCGCGGCCCATGCCGCGGGAGAAACTGGGCATGCTGGTGGATGCCGCCAAATTGCTAGAACAGCTGGAGCAGTACGACGCGGCGGAATCGATGTATCGGGAGTTCGTAGCGATCGATCCGTCATCAATACTGGTGTTGGCCGGATTTCTTGGCCGCCACGGTTCCTTGAAGGACTCTCTTGATCTTTGCCAACGTGCGCTGGAGTCGCCGACAATACCTGCCGAACAGGTCATTCGTCAGGCGCTCGCCAGCCTGCGCGCCGGCCACAGTGACGCAACGAAGGAAGACTTCGGCCGCGTCGAGGGGTGGGTTACCAAAGCCATCGCTCGCAACAATAAGCAACTGATTCTGCAACTGGAATATGCAGAATTGCTCGATTTGGAAGGCCGCTATGCCGAGTTGGAAGAGTTCTATGAGAAGCTGCTAAAAACCGCGGAGATGAGCGGAGTGCAACGCGCCCTGGTGCTCAACAATTTGGCCTACTTGTTGGCCGTGCAGAATCGGGCTGGCGACTCGCGTAAGTTCATCGACGAAGCCGTGCAGATACTGGGACCGCAGTCAGACCTGCTTGATACTCGTGCGCTCGTGCACCTGGCACATGGCGAACTCAAGCAAGCCGTCGAGGATTTGAACATGTCGGTCGTGGATCAGCCGACTGGTACGAAGTACTTCCACCTGGCACGGGCGTATCAGATGGGTAGCAACTCGCAATCCGCTCAGGATGCCTTTAAGAAGGCCATCGACGACTATGAGTTGAAGATGGATGATCTTCCCAGGCTCGAGCAGAGTGCCTTCCGGCAGCTTTCGGAGCAATTGGGATCGAACTGATTCGAGCGGCGAAATGTGTCCCGCGCAACTTATTACGGGGGCCCATCAACGATCCTGCCGCCGAGAGAGTTCAGCGTGAAGAATCGGTTCTTGTGCAGCATCATCGTCGACCAGGCGCCGCTCCTGCCGCAGGCGGCGATACGACTCGAGGTTTCCGCGGCCTGACCTCTCAATAACGTAGGAAAGCACCTTCATGAGTTCGCTGGAATCGGCCATTCGCGAGAAGACCGCCAGGATAGGCGTGGTGGGCTTGGGTTACGTCGGCTTGCCGCTGATCCGGGCGTTTGTCGCGGCTGGTTACCGGACGCTAGGTTTCGACGTTGATCAGCGCAAGGTAGATCGCCTCAAAGCGGGGGAGAGCTACATCAAGCACATCCCCGCCTCGTGGATTCGCGAATGTCTGGCCGGCGGACGCTTCGAGCCGACCGCCGACATGCGCCGCTTGTCCGAGGCGGACGCCGTGCTTATTTGCGTACCAACCCCGCTCAACGAAAGTCGCGACCCCGATCTGCTCTACGTCGAAGAAACGGCAAAGAGCATCGCGGCGGTGCTAAGACCTGGTCAACTCATTGTCTTGGAAAGCACCACGTATCCCGGCACCACGCGGGACGTCGTGCTACCGATCCTGAATCAGCGCGGTCTCACCGTGGGCAAGGACTATTTTTTGGCCTATAGCCCCGAACGCGAGGATCCGGGCAATCCTGACTATGGTGCCAGCGGCATCCCCAAGGTGGTTGGCGGGGTCGAGCCTCAGAGCGCGAAGCTGGCCGAGATGCTCTATAGCCAGGCTGTCGTGCGGATCGTGCCCGTCTCCAGTTGCGAAGTCGCCGAAGCGTGCAAAATCCTGGAGAATACCTACCGTGCCGTCAATATCGCGTTGGTGAACGAACTAAAGATGCTTTACGACCGCATGGGCATCGACGTGTGGGAGGTCATCGAAGCGGCCAAGACCAAGCCATTTGGATTCCAGGCTTTTTATCCCGGACCTGGGCTGGGAGGGCATTGCATCCCGATCGATCCGTTCTATCTGAGTTGGGTTGCGCGGAAGCATGGTCTACCGACGCAATTCATTGAGTTGGCCGGCCAGATCAATACCAGCATGCCGCGCTACGTGATCGATCGCGTCATCCGCGAGTTGAACAACCACGGCAAACCGGTCAAAGGTAGCAAGATCTGCCTGCTAGGCGTAGCTTACAAAAAAGACGTGGATGATCCGCGCGAGAGCCCCTCGTTTGAGTTAATGGATTTACTGCGCGAACGGGGCGCGGTGCTGACTTACAATGATCCGCACGTTCCGCGACTGCCGTTGGTGCGTCATCACAAGGCCGCCGATCTTACCAGCCAGGAGCTGACTCCGGAGTTTCTCCGTTCTCAGGACTGCATACTGATCGCGACCGATCACAGCGACTACAAATACGACGATATCGTGCGACACGCTCAATTGGTCATTGACACGCGCAACGCCACCAAGAACGTCCACGATCATCGCGAGAAAATCGTTAAGACCTAACAGCCCCGCTCGACGCGAGTACGTCGTCCCGATTCAGGAGCAACCGCGCGTGTCCGCAGAGACGACGTCCAAACAATATCTCGTGACTGGCTGCGCCGGTTTCATCGGTGCCAGCGTTTGCCGAGCGCTACTGGCCGCGGGTCATCAGGTCATGGGGCTCGACGACCTGAACCCCTCCTACGATCCTCGGATGAAGGCCTGGCGTCTTGCCGTATTGCGTCGGTCGGGGGAATTCAACTTCCAGCAGTTTGATATCACCGATCGCGGACACTTGGCCGAATTTTTTCGCGGCATGACCGCAGGAACACCGTTCGACGCCGTGTTCCACCTGGCAGCGCGGGCCGGCGTCAGGCCGTCGGTAGAAAATCCCTGGCTCTATTACCAGACGAACCTCGATGCCACGTTACACTTGCTTGATGCTTGTCGGACACATCGGGTGCCTAAATTGGTGTTGGCGTCTACTTCGAGCGTCTATGGAGCCGGTGCCGAGGTTCCCTTTCGCGAGACGTCTGACGCTGATCATCCCATGTCGCCGTATGCGGCCTCCAAGAAGGCAGCCGAAGTGCTGACCTACAGCTATCACGCGCTGTACGGCCTGGACGTTTCGGTGTTGCGTTTCTTTACCGTGTACGGTCCTGCCGGCCGACCCGACATGAGCGTGTTTCGCTTTGTGCGACAGATTGCCGAAGGTGAAACGCTGATCGTCTATGGCGATGGGACGCAACTGCGCGACTTCACGTTTGTCGAGGACATCGCCCGCGGCACGATCGCCGCGGCGCGACCCCTGGGCTACGAAGTGATCAATCTTGGCGGTGATCGGCCTGTGCCCTTGAACGAGTTGATCCGGCTGATTTCCGAGCATTTCGATCGCGAGCCACGCATCGAATACAGGCCCGCCCATGCGGCCGATGTACCGCAAACTTGGGCCGACATCACCAAGGCCGGTCGGTTGCTTGGCTGGCGACCGGAAACGTCGCTGGAAGCGGGGGTCAACGCCACGATCGACTGGTACAAGCAGAACCGGGCGTTAGCTTCCCAAATCAGCTTGTAGCGACGTGTGTGCAGCCGCGCGCAGCCGACATCCGCCTCCGCGACTAATAATTTGGCGTTGGCGCGCGGAATTTGTGGATGTCGATCGCGCGGAACCATTCGATCGTCTTGGCCAGTCCTTCGCGTAGCGGAATGGTCGGCAGCCACCCGAGTTTTTCGGTCGCCAGCGTAATATCCGGTTTGCGCTGCGTTGGATCATCGGCCGGTAGCGGGCGGTAGACAAGCTTGGATTTCGCACCGGTCAGTTCAATCACCAACTCGGCCAATTGCTTGATGGTAAATTCGCCAGGGTTGCCGAGATTGACCGGACCTAGAAAATTGTCCGGGCCGTTCATCATCCGCACGATGCCTTCGATCAAATCGTCGCGATAGCAGAAGCTGCGAGTCTGATCTCCCTTGCCGAAGATCGTGATGTCTTCCCCGGCCAGGGCCTGCCGCACGAAGTTCGAAACCACGCGACCGTCGAAGGGATGCATGCCTGGTCCGTAAGTATTGAAGATTCGCACCAGGCGAACCTTGACCTTGTTCATGCGATGGTAGTCCATGAACAAGGTTTCCGCAGCCCGCTTGCCTTCGTCGTAGCACGCGCGAGGGCCGATGGGGTTGACGTTACCTCGATAGCTTTCTGGCTGCGGGTGTACATCCGGATCTCCGTAGACTTCGCTGGTCGAAGCTTGCAGGATCTTAGCCCTGCAACGCTTTGCCATGCCCAGCATATTGATTGCACCCATCACGGACGTTTTCATCGTCTTGAT
This Pirellulales bacterium DNA region includes the following protein-coding sequences:
- a CDS encoding UDP-glucuronic acid decarboxylase family protein — encoded protein: MRTHGIGTKDSTIVSTNKRILVTGGAGFLGSHLCERLVNEGHDVVCLDNFFTSQKSNIIHLLPRPNFELVRHDIIHPLFLEVDEIYNLACPAAPGHYQYNPIKTMKTSVMGAINMLGMAKRCRAKILQASTSEVYGDPDVHPQPESYRGNVNPIGPRACYDEGKRAAETLFMDYHRMNKVKVRLVRIFNTYGPGMHPFDGRVVSNFVRQALAGEDITIFGKGDQTRSFCYRDDLIEGIVRMMNGPDNFLGPVNLGNPGEFTIKQLAELVIELTGAKSKLVYRPLPADDPTQRKPDITLATEKLGWLPTIPLREGLAKTIEWFRAIDIHKFRAPTPNY
- a CDS encoding tetratricopeptide repeat protein, whose protein sequence is MRRLNVKLVVLLSTISVVAVVLVAVVHGWQMKRTARVLLVRAKEAQTHAEESDDDKDLELAASLYQQYVAYRPEDAEEGAQMALLMADLAEKPGASKQKRYAAYAALEEQLRRHTERDDVRSRLVDSTMFGGRYGDAIDHINELLKKTPDDAELLTKLGTCNFVLDNNHEAEQRLQEAISKDPHQIQAFDLLATVFRERLNSPAQADEIIDRMVELNPQDPKARLARVRYVAKYFKEEEGRDVTARVAQRKDDVKRALELAPDEPDSLLYAATVALEEGKTEEARRLLEHAQIVDPENAGVVQYLIALDMKEEKYDDIDKLLKGGPKTEGLQQIDFELKLHNRDLAGAKKILVGLEEDPEASRPLVEFMRAELDFHEMKWMQASKELERLRLVLPSTYHVRIDLMLGRCYDQLREHDLELQAYERAANDPRGGVPAHAGLAMALMKIGKTDRALSGLQMVKKHQGVDQFVQSEQARSALLTLLLQRNSALPEGERDWTEIDEIVAATAKAFPGSKELLLIESSVREHKGDHVAARQILREAIEKAPSDPLAWLSLARLEFLDSGPAAALKLLDEAQEKVGDVYSTRQTRVVYALQLPAEEAKETLAAMSQGLEKFNADEQDRLRRIIGIGYFRIGDLSKARAIWTKIAEAKPNDPEAQFTLFDISVREGDDAAISDSVEKIKNLFKAGSAEAKFVEARRLVTKVRANKSGDSQAALTEARQLVNRAAEQRPRWAILARFEGEIDLLEGRSDDAITHLQRAIEFGDTDVATARQIAQLLVSRGRGEEARGYMQLASARNLNGDTAASDMLEVSIAMSESDIPKAVKLLESAREREPDDVQKIVLLGQLLPQLGRDEDAEQLLRGLVDTQPQLPLGWFELVRYLKLHQREDDARAVIAQAEVKLPKEEVDLAVGQCYELIGDLPNAEKSFVKAHEGAADDLGVTRALATFYVRSKQTEKAREELTRLVQSEATKDSDREHIAWANRELAVIIAASGSYSDFQRAMAQLTPKNGKGRVTLADKVAMARLLANRPEADSRMEATRILEEIKSESPLPSDAQLILARLYEVTGNWPECRDEMLSLVGKNKDNATYIATFVEMLMRNNDQDAATLWMDRLEEIAPEALTTGALKARLLVMQGKPEEAVATLRNLLPRPMPREKLGMLVDAAKLLEQLEQYDAAESMYREFVAIDPSSILVLAGFLGRHGSLKDSLDLCQRALESPTIPAEQVIRQALASLRAGHSDATKEDFGRVEGWVTKAIARNNKQLILQLEYAELLDLEGRYAELEEFYEKLLKTAEMSGVQRALVLNNLAYLLAVQNRAGDSRKFIDEAVQILGPQSDLLDTRALVHLAHGELKQAVEDLNMSVVDQPTGTKYFHLARAYQMGSNSQSAQDAFKKAIDDYELKMDDLPRLEQSAFRQLSEQLGSN
- a CDS encoding NAD-dependent epimerase/dehydratase family protein, which codes for MSAETTSKQYLVTGCAGFIGASVCRALLAAGHQVMGLDDLNPSYDPRMKAWRLAVLRRSGEFNFQQFDITDRGHLAEFFRGMTAGTPFDAVFHLAARAGVRPSVENPWLYYQTNLDATLHLLDACRTHRVPKLVLASTSSVYGAGAEVPFRETSDADHPMSPYAASKKAAEVLTYSYHALYGLDVSVLRFFTVYGPAGRPDMSVFRFVRQIAEGETLIVYGDGTQLRDFTFVEDIARGTIAAARPLGYEVINLGGDRPVPLNELIRLISEHFDREPRIEYRPAHAADVPQTWADITKAGRLLGWRPETSLEAGVNATIDWYKQNRALASQISL
- a CDS encoding nucleotide sugar dehydrogenase, which produces MSSLESAIREKTARIGVVGLGYVGLPLIRAFVAAGYRTLGFDVDQRKVDRLKAGESYIKHIPASWIRECLAGGRFEPTADMRRLSEADAVLICVPTPLNESRDPDLLYVEETAKSIAAVLRPGQLIVLESTTYPGTTRDVVLPILNQRGLTVGKDYFLAYSPEREDPGNPDYGASGIPKVVGGVEPQSAKLAEMLYSQAVVRIVPVSSCEVAEACKILENTYRAVNIALVNELKMLYDRMGIDVWEVIEAAKTKPFGFQAFYPGPGLGGHCIPIDPFYLSWVARKHGLPTQFIELAGQINTSMPRYVIDRVIRELNNHGKPVKGSKICLLGVAYKKDVDDPRESPSFELMDLLRERGAVLTYNDPHVPRLPLVRHHKAADLTSQELTPEFLRSQDCILIATDHSDYKYDDIVRHAQLVIDTRNATKNVHDHREKIVKT